A segment of the Halococcus hamelinensis 100A6 genome:
GGAGAACGCCGAATGACCGACGAACCGCTCCTCACCGTCGAGAACCTCACGACCCGCTTTCACACCGACGAGGGCATCGTTCACGCTGTCGACGGCGTGAGCTTCGAGGTCGGACGGGGGGAAACGGTCTGTATCGTCGGCGAAAGCGGCTCCGGAAAAACCGTCACCAGTGAGTCGATAACGAAACTCATCCAGTCTCCACCGGGCGAGATAGCCGACGGGGACGTCCGGTTCGATGGCGAGAGCATCGTCGGGATGAGCGATACACAGCTCAGGTCGGTCCGAGGTGGCCGGATCGGACACGTCTTCCAGAACCCACAGGATGCGCTGAATCCGGTCTACACCGCCGGCTGGCAGATCGTAGAGGCGATCCAGCTCCACCGAGACCTCGGGAAGCGTGCCGCCCGTGAGCGGGCGGTCGAACTCCTCGACCGGGTCGGGATCCCGGACGCGCCCGCCCGGTTCGACGACTACCCCCACCAGTTCTCCGGCGGGATGAAACAGCGCGTCGTGATCGCGATGGCACTGGCGTCGGACCCGGACCTCTTGATCGCCGACGAGCCCACGACCGCGCTCGACGTCACGATCCAGGCTCAGATCCTGTGGCTGCTCCGCGAACTCCAGGCGGACTTCGGGATGTCGATACTGCTCATCACGCACGACCTGAGCGTCGTCGCCGAGATCGCGGACCGCGTGATCGTGATGTACGCCGGGAAGGTAATGGAACAAGGCGACGTGTACGACGTCTTCGAGCATCCATCCCATCCTTACACTCGCGCGCTGTTCGGCTGTCTTCCGGGTCGGGGAGGATCGATACGAACCATCGGCGGCTCGTTGCCGAGCGCGACCAATCCACCCGACGGCTGTCGGTTCCATCCCCGGTGTCCGCACGCCATCGACGACTGCAAGGGCGGTGATCAGCTGCCGCTGACGCCGACCGAACGCGACGGCCACGTCGTCTCGTGTATCTACTACCAGCCGGGATACGACGCTTCGGCGATCGTCGATGGCGATGCGGACGACGGTCCACGCGGGCCGAGCTACGCCGACGGGGGCCAGCTATGACGACCGACCACCTCCTCTCGGTTCGCGGGCTGAAGAAACACTATCCGATCACCGAGGGAATCCTGCGTCGGGAGGTCGGTCGGGTACGTGCGGTCGACGGCATCGATTTCGACCTCGACCGCGGTGAGACTCTCGGGTTGGTTGGCGAATCAGGCTGCGGGAAATCGACGGCCGCGACGACCCTGCTTCGGTTCGAGGAGCCGACCGAGGGTGAGATCGAGTTCGACGGAACCGACCTGTTGGCGTGCGACAAAGACGAGCTGAAGCGGTTCCGTCGCCGGGCACAGATGGTCTTCCAGGACCCGAACTCGAGCTTCGACCCCCGGATGACGATCGGCGAGTCGGTGGCCGAACCGCTTCGGGTTCACGGGCTACCGCGAGAACGCCGTCGGGCGGTCGTCCGCAACACCCTCGAACGGGTTGGGCTGGACGCGACCGCCGCGGACCGGTATCCACATGAGTTCTCTGGCGGGCAGAAGCAGCGTATCGCGCTCGCACGCGCGCTGGTTCTCAACCCCGATCTCATCGTGGCTGACGAACCCGTGAGCGCACTCGACGTGAGTCTCCAGGCCGAGATCCTGACCCTGATCGATGACATCCAGCAGGAGTTCGGTCTCGGTATCCTCTTCATTAGCCACGACATGAGTGTCATACAGCAGGTCTGCAACCGAGTCGCAGTGATGTATCTCGGCGAGATCGTCGAGATCGGCTCGACGGACGCGGTGTTTTCGGATCCACAGCATCCCTACACGCAGGCGTTGCTCGCATCGATCCCGAACCCCGACCCGCGCAAGCGTGGCCGGGGAACCGAACTCGCCGGTGACGTCCCGAATCCGTCGAACCCCCCATCCGGCTGTCGGTTCCACACCCGGTGTCCGGCAGTGATCCAGCCGGCGGAGTACGAGTTCGAACAGGAACACTGGCGAAGCGTGATGACGTTCCGGATCCGGCTCGCGAACCGTCAGGTGGATGCCGACTCGATGCGGGAGGTCCTCGTCGCCGAGGGTGACGCGACCGACGTCGACGCCATCCCCGACGACCGAGTGGCGGCGTTCATCCGGGAGGAGTTCTCGATACCGACACCGCTCTCGGACCCGGAGGCCGAATCGGTGGTCGCCGATGCGATCGGGGATATCACCGCCGGCGACCCCGACGCCGCGGAGAACACCCTCGCCACGGCGTTCGAGACGGTCTGCGAGCATCGCCACCCCGACCTCCGAGACTCCAACGGCACCCAGCGTGCGGCGTGTCTCCGTCACGACACCGATGTGAGCACGACCCACACAGCCGTATCGTCCACTGAGGACTGACCACCCTCCACCGTCCGAACCCGTCCAGCTGGTTTCCAGTGCCGGCGGTCACAACAC
Coding sequences within it:
- a CDS encoding ABC transporter ATP-binding protein; the protein is MTDEPLLTVENLTTRFHTDEGIVHAVDGVSFEVGRGETVCIVGESGSGKTVTSESITKLIQSPPGEIADGDVRFDGESIVGMSDTQLRSVRGGRIGHVFQNPQDALNPVYTAGWQIVEAIQLHRDLGKRAARERAVELLDRVGIPDAPARFDDYPHQFSGGMKQRVVIAMALASDPDLLIADEPTTALDVTIQAQILWLLRELQADFGMSILLITHDLSVVAEIADRVIVMYAGKVMEQGDVYDVFEHPSHPYTRALFGCLPGRGGSIRTIGGSLPSATNPPDGCRFHPRCPHAIDDCKGGDQLPLTPTERDGHVVSCIYYQPGYDASAIVDGDADDGPRGPSYADGGQL
- a CDS encoding ABC transporter ATP-binding protein, whose translation is MTTDHLLSVRGLKKHYPITEGILRREVGRVRAVDGIDFDLDRGETLGLVGESGCGKSTAATTLLRFEEPTEGEIEFDGTDLLACDKDELKRFRRRAQMVFQDPNSSFDPRMTIGESVAEPLRVHGLPRERRRAVVRNTLERVGLDATAADRYPHEFSGGQKQRIALARALVLNPDLIVADEPVSALDVSLQAEILTLIDDIQQEFGLGILFISHDMSVIQQVCNRVAVMYLGEIVEIGSTDAVFSDPQHPYTQALLASIPNPDPRKRGRGTELAGDVPNPSNPPSGCRFHTRCPAVIQPAEYEFEQEHWRSVMTFRIRLANRQVDADSMREVLVAEGDATDVDAIPDDRVAAFIREEFSIPTPLSDPEAESVVADAIGDITAGDPDAAENTLATAFETVCEHRHPDLRDSNGTQRAACLRHDTDVSTTHTAVSSTED